A window from Fragaria vesca subsp. vesca linkage group LG5, FraVesHawaii_1.0, whole genome shotgun sequence encodes these proteins:
- the LOC101293488 gene encoding tetraketide alpha-pyrone reductase 2-like: protein MPEYCVTGGTGFIAAYLVKALLENGHVVRATVRDPEDLGKVGYLWELNGAKDRLKLIKADLMVEGSFDEAMQGVDGVFHTASPVLVPYDNNIQATLIDPCIKGTLNVLSSCSKARVKRIVLTSSCSSIRYRYDAQEASPLNESHWSDPEYCKHFNLWYAYAKTTAEKDAWRIAEESGLNLVVVNPSFVVGPLLAPQPTSTLLMILAILKGLRGDYPNTTVGFVHIDDVVAAHILAMEESKASGRFICSGSVAHWSQIIEILKAKYPSYPYESKCSSNEGDNNPHSMDTTKIAQLGFPPFKTLEEMFDDCITSFQEKGFL, encoded by the exons ATGCCTGAATATTGTGTGACTGGAGGTACAGGGTTCATAGCTGCTTACTTGGTGAAGGCTTTGCTAGAAAATGGCCATGTTGTACGGGCTACTGTGCGAGACCCAG AGGATTTGGGGAAGGTTGGTTATCTTTGGGAGTTGAATGGAGCCAAGGACAGGCTTAAGCTGATCAAAGCTGATCTAATGGTGGAAGGAAGCTTTGATGAAGCCATGCAAGGCGTTGATGGGGTTTTCCACACCGCGTCACCGGTGCTTGTTCCATACGATAACAATATTCAG GCGACCTTGATTGATCCATGTATAAAGGGCACTTTGAATGTGCTGAGTTCCTGCTCGAAAGCACGCGTTAAAAGGATTGTGCTCACATCTTCTTGTTCTTCAATAAGATACCGTTACGATGCCCAAGAGGCCTCTCCTCTCAATGAGTCACATTGGAGCGATCCTGAATATTGCAAACACTTCAAT CTTTGGTATGCCTATGCTAAGACAACCGCGGAGAAAGATGCGTGGAGAATCGCCGAAGAGAGTGGATTGAATCTAGTGGTGGTGAATCCGTCTTTCGTGGTTGGTCCTCTGCTAGCACCACAACCTACAAGCACACTGCTGATGATACTGGCAATACTTAAAG GTTTAAGAGGTGATTACCCAAATACAACAGTAGGATTTGTGCACATAGATGATGTGGTAGCTGCACACATTTTGGCAATGGAGGAAAGCAAAGCATCAGGTAGGTTTATATGTTCAGGCTCGGTAGCGCACTGGTCGCAGATCATTGAGATTCTCAAGGCCAAATATCCATCCTATCCATATGAAAGCAA GTGTAGCAGCAATGAAGGAGACAATAACCCACATAGCATGGACACCACTAAAATTGCTCAACTGGGTTTTCCTCCTTTCAAAACGCTTGAAGAAATGTTTGATGACTGCATCACAAGTTTTCAAGAGAAAGGGTTTCTCTGA
- the LOC101293783 gene encoding MADS-box protein SVP-like, which produces MVKPASKKIKIEKIDNLPARQVTYSKRRRGLLKKARELSVLCDCEFSVIIFSATGKLCESSSSSTKDVITRYESQTGDEGNLDQSSLDLQHDCIKLSNEIADKSRVLRQMNGEDLEGLNIDELQRLETKIDGSLNRVLQTKEENIIGEILALEAKGAELELANNQLRQEIRMLSNGNGVAFKSDISPAEEGLVSECDTYPSSCFSSGSSLDHVSGGDTLFLKLGLP; this is translated from the exons ATGGTGAAGCCGGCGAGCAAGAAGATAAAGATCGAAAAGATTGACAACTTGCCGGCGAGGCAAGTGACGTATTCGAAGAGGAGAAGAGGGCTTCTGAAGAAAGCTAGAGAGCTTTCAGTTCTCTGTGATTGTGAGTTTTCTGTCATCATATTTTCTGCTACTGGCAAGCTCTGTGAGTCCTCCAGCTCCAG TACGAAGGATGTCATCACGAGGTATGAATCGCAGACGGGCGATGAGGGAAACCTGGACCAGTCATCTCTTGATCTCCAG CATGATTGCATCAAGTTGAGTAACGAAATTGCGGACAAGAGCCGTGTGCTAAG GCAGATGAATGGAGAGGATCTAGAAGGGCTGAACATAGATGAGTTGCAGAGATTGGAGACAAAGATTGATGGAAGTCTTAACCGTGTGCTTCAAACTAAG GAAGAAAATATTATCGGTGAAATCTTAGCACTTGAGGCAAAG GGAGCTGAGTTGGAACTAGCAAATAACCAATTGAGGCAGGAG ATAAGGATGTTGTCCAATGGAAATGGTGTCGCCTTTAAGTCAGATATCTCGCCTGCTGAAGAAGGTTTGGTATCGGAGTGTGACACTTACCCCAGCAGCTGCTTTTCTTCTGGTTCTTCCCTCGATCATGTCTCTGGCGGCGACACTCTATTTCTCAAACTTGG GCTTCCTTAG